In one window of Arcobacter sp. F2176 DNA:
- the zapA gene encoding cell division protein ZapA: SHIRMVAAIVDDKMRELNAKNPSLDTSRLAVLTAVNVIHDYIKLKEELEKLKESMTKKGME, encoded by the coding sequence AGTCATATCCGCATGGTAGCAGCGATTGTGGATGATAAAATGCGCGAACTCAATGCCAAGAATCCTTCGCTTGACACGAGTAGACTAGCGGTATTGACGGCGGTAAACGTCATACACGATTACATAAAATTAAAAGAAGAACTTGAGAAATTGAAAGAAAGTATGACAAAAAAAGGAATGGAATAA